One Rissa tridactyla isolate bRisTri1 chromosome 1, bRisTri1.patW.cur.20221130, whole genome shotgun sequence DNA segment encodes these proteins:
- the PCNP gene encoding PEST proteolytic signal-containing nuclear protein: MADGRAEGEKAKRPQPAGGPEEEAEKPVKTKTVSSSNGGESSSRSAEKRAANEEAEDFTTKPAPAKMSKFGFSIGSQTAKKASAISIKLGANKPKEPVPTLAPKTLSVAAAFNEDEDSEPEEMPPEAKMRMKNIGRDTPTSAGPNSFNKGKHGFSDNQKLWERNIKSHLGNVHDQENN; the protein is encoded by the exons ATGGCGGACGGCAGAGCTGAGGGGGAGAAGGCGAAGCGGCCGCAGCCCGCAGGAG GACctgaagaagaggcagaaaaaccTGTGAAAACTAAGACTGTTTCTTCCAGTAATGGAGGAGAAAGTTCGAGTCGCAGCGCAGAGAAACGGGCAGCTAATGAAGAAGCTGAAGACTTCACTacaaagcctgctcctgccaAAATGTCCAAGTTTGGATTTTCCATAGGCAGTCAGACAGCAAAGAAGGCATCTGCAATATCCATCAAACTAGGAGCAAAC AAGCCTAAGGAGCCTGTTCCAACCCTTGCTCCAAAAACCCTTTCTGTAGCAGCAGCTTTCAATGAAGATGAAGAT AGTGAACCAGAAGAAATGCCTCCAGAAGCAAAGATGCGCATGAAGAACATTGGAAG GGATACGCCAACCTCAGCAGGACCAAATTCCTTCAATAAAGGAAAGCATGGTTTTTCTGACAACCAGAAGCTATGGGAACGAAATATAAAATCTCATCTTGGAAATGTCCATGACCAAGAAAATAACTAA
- the TRMT10C gene encoding tRNA methyltransferase 10 homolog C, whose translation MQSTNVLLKKIVRSSVLPFAAQHGMKKDLFPLSRTLSLSLCLKQDNSSGPSEKLDLDAWKKVMKSGLQEEVSETVSEHKELSTLAAAREILEMWRLAGRSVPENISEEQLKTFMECPSKSAKKKYLKYLHLKELYKKNDKRKMDEKRERKQEAKKQASETDETKRSSLVCLWANAMDKAYSWRAAQAMIFGQPLVFDMSYEKDMSVREVANTVRQIVLSEGCNRRSVDPFHVHFCNLKDDSLYHKEFIKHYREAWGKLLITATDQCYTDIFPKDKLVYLTADSPKVMKTFDHNKIYIVGSMVDKSIKTGVSLARAKRLGLETAALPLEKYLLWNSGAKNLTLDQMMHILLTLKDTGDWKKALEFVPKRKYCGFVSKPVHELKKTLNLINTLKLGKRQEEVRRQFAKNYSKKLMQK comes from the coding sequence ATGCAGTCTACTAACGTGCTCCTGAAAAAAATTGTAAGAAGTTCTGTCCTTCCGTTTGCTGCACAACATGGGATGAAAAAGGATTTGTTTCCACTCAGTAGAACTCTGAGTTTATCACTTTGCCTGAAGCAGGACAATTCAAGCGGTCCCTCAGAAAAACTAGATTTAGATGCATGGAAGAAGGTAATGAAGTCTGGGTTGCaagaagaagtcagtgagacggTCTCTGAGCATAAGGAGCTTTCCACTTTGGCTGCTGCACGTGAGATTTTGGAGATGTGGAGACTAGCTGGTAGATCAGTTCCAGAAAATATCAGTGAAGAACAGCTAAAAACCTTTATGGAATGTCCTTCCAAGTCAgccaaaaagaagtatttaaaatatttgcaccTCAAAGAACTTtacaagaaaaatgacaaaagaaagatggatgagaaaagggaaaggaagcaggaagCAAAAAAGCAAGCTTCAGAAACGGATGAGACCAAAAGGAGTTCATTGGTATGTTTGTGGGCCAACGCTATGGATAAAGCATACAGCTGGAGGGCTGCTCAGGCTATGATCTTTGGCCAACCGCTAGTGTTTGACATGTCTTATGAAAAAGATATGTCCGTCCGAGAAGTTGCAAATACAGTGAGACAGATAGTCTTAAGCGAAGGCTGCAATCGAAGATCTGTGGATCCATTCCACGTCCACTTCTGTAACTTGAAAGACGACAGCCTCTACCATAAGGAGTTTATCAAGCATTATAGAGAGGCGTGGGGCAAATTGCTTATCACTGCGACAGACCAGTGCTACACAGACATCTTTCCAAAGGATAAGCTTGTCTATCTGACTGCTGATTCTCCCAAAGTAATGAAAACATTCGATCACAATAAAATCTATATTGTCGGGTCGATGGTTGATAAGAGCATAAAAACAGGTGTCTCTCTAGCACGGGCAAAGCGACTGGGGCTGGAGACTGCGGCCCTTCCGTTGGAGAAGTACTTGCTTTGGAATTCCGGTGCCAAAAATCTCACGCTGGATCAAATGATGCACATTTTATTAACTTTGAAAGATACTGGAGACTGGAAGAAGGCTCTGGAATTTGTTCCCAAAAGGAAATACTGTGGCTTTGTAAGCAAACCTGTgcatgaactgaaaaaaaccttaaACCTGATCAACACGCTTAAACTTGGAAAGAGACAGGAAGAAGTGCGAAGGCAGTTTGCCAAGAACTACTCTAAGAAGCTAATGCAAAAGTAG